The genomic stretch ATAATTAATTCACACGCATCCCGTGCTGCACCACACCCGCCATTACGGACTGTTTGCCAATGGCTGTATTGTTTTACATGCTCCTCCGCATCAGCAACGGCAATGGCTAACCCCACACGCCGCATAATTGCTAGATCAATAATATCATCACCGACATAAGCCACCTGCGTAGGCTCTAGCTGTGCTTTTTCCAATAAATTTTCAAATGCAGGAACTTTGTTCTGCTGCCCTTGGTAGACATATTCAACACCCAGTGCCTCCATGCGCAGAGCCACTGCTTTTGAACGCCGTGCAGTAATGATTCCAATGGACACTCCGCTTGACTGCAACATATTCATGCCGAGTCCATCGCGTACGTGAAACGTTTTGTACTCATCGCCTTCGTTACCAAAGTAGAGCCGACCGTCCGTCAAGACACCGTCAACATCAAAAATGACCAATCGAATCTTTGCCGCACGTTGATAAATATCATCCATCAAACGACTCCTGCTTTTAAAAGGTCATGCATGTTAAATGCGCCAATCAATCGGCCTTCACGATCCACCACAGGGAGCGCACTGATTGCAGATTGTTCCATCAACTGTAGTGCTTCTACGGCCAACAGGTCGGCACCCACCGTTTTACATTGCCGTGTCATGACTTCGGTAATCGGTGTGTTATGAACGTCCAGTTTATGATCGATCACACGCCGCAAGTCACCATCGGTAAAAACACCGCTGACTCGACCTTTGTTATCTACAATTACCGTCATACCCAAACTTTTCTTGGTCATTTCCACCAGAGCATCACCCAGCAAGGCTTTTTCTGTAACGACAGGAATTCTATCACCTGTATGCATAATATCCTGAATATGCAGCAGTAAGCGTCGCCCTAAACGGCCGCCTGGATGAGAAAATGCAAAATCTTCTGCCGTAAAACCCCGAGTTTCCAATAGTGAAACAGCCAGCGCATCCCCCATGACTAAAACAGCGGTGGTACTGGATGTGGGTGCTAAACCTAATGGGCATGCTTCTTTTTCAACACTGACATCAATATGCACCGTCGATGATTTTGCCAGTGCTGATTGCGGATTCCCGGTCATTGAAATAAGCGGGATTCCCAAGCGTTTGATCAGAGGTACAATGGTAAGAATTTCGTCCGTTTCGCCAGAGTTAGAAAGGGCTAGCACGACATCTTTGTTCGTGATCATTCCCAAATCACCATGACTGGCTTCACCTGGATGAACAAAAAATGCAGGGGTTCCTGTGCTGGCTAATGTTGCGGCAATTTTACCGCCAATATGGCCTGACTTCCCCATACCAATAACAACAATGCGACCTTCACAGACCAACATATGGCCACATGCCTTTGCAAAGTATTCGTCAACACGAGCTACCAATGCAGCCACAGCCGCCGCTTCAACTTCAATCACGGCCTTGCCTAAGGCACAAAGCTTTTTTTCATCCATCAAGGGTTTCATCAAGAAACAGCTGTCAAATATAGATAGACCATATAGGCAATAAAAGCAGATAGCAGCATTGCCCCTTCCAGTCGTGTAATTTTACCCGCACCTTTTCGGCCAAAAGCCATGGCCAACAAAACAACTGTCAGTATGGCCATAAAAGGAAAATCCCGACTCATTACTTCGCCGTCCAGTATTGCCGGTGCCGCAATTAAACCGGGCAACGCTAATACACCCAGAATATTAATCATATTCGAGCCGATGATATTACCTATTGCAAGATCATCCTCTTTTTTGAGCACACTCATCACAGAAGCAGTCAGCTCAGGCAAACTGGTTCCTATCGCAATGATCGTCAAACCGATCACTAAATCACTCACACCAAATGATTCGGCAACATTTACAGCGCCCCAGACCAGTGCTTTGGAACTCGTTAACAATAAAACCAAACCAACAAAGAGCCACAGTAATGCTTTTGACATCGGCATGTCTTTAGGGATTTCATCATCGTATTCCTGTTCAACAGGATCGTCTCCAGCCTTTTGACCTTGAAGCCCCAAATGAACAACCCAGACAACCATGGCAACCAATCCAGCGACTAATACCATTCCGTCAATTTGTGATAATTGGCCATCCACCATTAAAATAAATGCCAACAGAACGACAGCGAGTAAAATAGGAAATTCACGTCGCACTGTTTTGGAGCTCACTATCAAAGGTGAAACCAATGCTGTCACCCCGACGACTAATGCAATATTCGCGATATTAGAACCAATGGCATTACCCACTGCCAAGCCTGGATTGCCCTCCCAGCTCGCCAGACCTGAAACCAGAAATTCAGGGGCCGAGGTTCCAAAACCAACAATGGTCAAACCAATGACCAGCGGTGAAACCCCCAAATTACGTGCAAGCGCAGAAGCACCCGTCACACAACGATCTGCTCCCCAGATCATGACAATCAAACCTAATGAAATCGCAATGTATGAAGCCAGCATAAATTTAATTTTCCTACGTACAATAACTTGATGCGGCGTAATGTAACAAAATGCCGCCAAAGATAGCAGCGCCAAACCAATTATTATTAAGAAATGCCTTAAAACAGTTTCGTGGATGACGCTTATAAATTAACGTTTGCTGGTGAACAGCAAGTACAGCAGCAATAGATAGACCAATAAAATAAAAGGGGCCTAATTTCAGTTGATAACCCACAATAAGCATTACAATCAAAGTCAATACCTGTAAAAATCCGATCATCAACCGGTCAGCTCTGCCGAACAAAATTGCTGTAGATTTGACACCAATCAACAGATCATCTTTTCGATCAACCATCGCGTACATTGTGTCGTAAGCCGTTGTCCATAATACTGTCGCAATGAAAAGTAACCATGCGATCTGCGGTATCTCACCTGTTTGCGCTGCAAATGCCATTGGAATCGCCCACGCAAATGCCATACCAAGCACAACTTGTGGTAAATATGTCCAACGCTTCATAAAGGGATAAATTGCCGCAAGCAATACACCTACAAAAGAGAGCATAATCGTTAAACGATTCAGCAACAGTACGAGTAAAAATGCCACAACACACAATATTACAAAAAGCACCAGAGCTTCTTTCTCGGGCAAGTAACCCGCAACCAAAACCCGGCCACGAGTACGTTCAACTTTTCCATCGACTTTTCGGTCTGCATAATCATTGATCACGCAACCCGCAGAGCGCATTAGAACCACACCCAGAGTAAATACAACAAAAACTAATGGGTCAGGTACGCCGCTGGCTGCAATCCATAAAGCACCCAATGTTGGCCACATTAACAGGTAGATTCCGACAGGACGATCCAGGCGCATCAGACGTGCATAAAGATAAAGGCGCTTTTCCCAATACGCCCATCGTTTATATTGAGGAGGTAAACTTATTTTCATGCTTGCTCCTAAGGAACGGCCACGAAATAACCTGGATAATTATTTCGTGTACGTTACTAAGTATGGGGTATACCAGGTAAAAAAAACTCACTTACCAACAAAGGCTGCCCCTTTAGTTTAAACACAGAGCGCCGTCCCCAAATAGTTTCAGGGGCGCACTCCAGACATGCAGTCATATCATTAAAAAAAGCAGAAGCCGAGTCACACGCAGTGATCTCGATTTCACTTCGAAACAGGCTTTTATCTGAAAACAAAACCACTCCCAGAGGTTTATCCCCCAAGTATGTCAAGTGCCGCAAAGCCCCACTCAAAGATGTCACTGGAATCACTGTTCTCGCAAAAACCCATGGTTTCCCTTGACCCAACAACAACACATGCCGCACCAAAGCCTGCTGCCGGTCGGGCAACTGCAATACCTGACGTTCACTCCACATCGGACGTTCACGACACAGCCGCACCACACGCACCTGAAACGCGCCTTGCGCTGCGCTTCTCAAGCGCTCCGTCAAAGAACCCGTATCAACCAGCCATTGCCAAAATTTATCTGGCGTTTTATGTCGTAATTCAGAGCCTACCTTGTACCATTCGGGCTCACCTGTAATGCCTCGCCTTCTACTCACCATAAATCAGAGCAGTGCATTGTCTCGAATATTTTGTTTATATTCCTGATACAACGCGATCATTTGTTGCCATAAAACACCTGGACTTCCACGGCCAACGGGTGAACCATCCAGCTCAGTCACGGGTAAAATCTCTTTAGTTGAACTGGTCAGCCAGATCTCATCTGCATCGCTCAATGCTTGCGCTGTAAAGTCAGCTTCTTTAAACGAGATGCCATGGTTTGCTGCCAGTGTTAACACGAGGTCACGAGTAATTCCTGGGAGTAAATAGTCACTTTTAGGCGGCGTAATCAGCTCTCCACTCTTTACGATAAAGACATTACTTGCAGCGCCTTCCGTGACTTTACCATCACGAATCAAAATAGCTTCTGACGCGCCTTGATCCAGCGCTTGCTGACGCAACATAACATGACCCAGCAAAGAGATACTTTTGATATGACAGTATTTCCAGCGAATGTCCTCCTCAGTCACTGCCGCAATACCACTTTTATAAACTTCATCAGAAACAGCTTTCAATGGATTTGACATCAAAAATAGCGTGGCTGGCACATCAACAGGAAAAGCATGATCCCTCACCGCCACACCGCGTGTCACCTGAAGATAGACTGACTGGTCTCCTCCCCCATTTTTTACAATCAACTCTGTGATTACCTTTCGCCACTGCGAAATTGATAATGGATTATTGATTTTAACGGAACTCAAACTATCGGCTAAACGCTTCAAATGTTCATCCAGGCGAAACAAGCAACCGCCATACGCTGGAATAACTTCATAAACACCATCACCAAAGATAAAGCCGCGATCCAATACCGAGACAGACGCTTTCTCTACGGGT from Gammaproteobacteria bacterium encodes the following:
- the kdsC gene encoding 3-deoxy-manno-octulosonate-8-phosphatase KdsC, whose protein sequence is MDDIYQRAAKIRLVIFDVDGVLTDGRLYFGNEGDEYKTFHVRDGLGMNMLQSSGVSIGIITARRSKAVALRMEALGVEYVYQGQQNKVPAFENLLEKAQLEPTQVAYVGDDIIDLAIMRRVGLAIAVADAEEHVKQYSHWQTVRNGGCGAARDACELIMKAQGTLDAQLQKYINV
- a CDS encoding KpsF/GutQ family sugar-phosphate isomerase, whose protein sequence is MDEKKLCALGKAVIEVEAAAVAALVARVDEYFAKACGHMLVCEGRIVVIGMGKSGHIGGKIAATLASTGTPAFFVHPGEASHGDLGMITNKDVVLALSNSGETDEILTIVPLIKRLGIPLISMTGNPQSALAKSSTVHIDVSVEKEACPLGLAPTSSTTAVLVMGDALAVSLLETRGFTAEDFAFSHPGGRLGRRLLLHIQDIMHTGDRIPVVTEKALLGDALVEMTKKSLGMTVIVDNKGRVSGVFTDGDLRRVIDHKLDVHNTPITEVMTRQCKTVGADLLAVEALQLMEQSAISALPVVDREGRLIGAFNMHDLLKAGVV
- a CDS encoding calcium/sodium antiporter, whose product is MLASYIAISLGLIVMIWGADRCVTGASALARNLGVSPLVIGLTIVGFGTSAPEFLVSGLASWEGNPGLAVGNAIGSNIANIALVVGVTALVSPLIVSSKTVRREFPILLAVVLLAFILMVDGQLSQIDGMVLVAGLVAMVVWVVHLGLQGQKAGDDPVEQEYDDEIPKDMPMSKALLWLFVGLVLLLTSSKALVWGAVNVAESFGVSDLVIGLTIIAIGTSLPELTASVMSVLKKEDDLAIGNIIGSNMINILGVLALPGLIAAPAILDGEVMSRDFPFMAILTVVLLAMAFGRKGAGKITRLEGAMLLSAFIAYMVYLYLTAVS
- the ubiA gene encoding 4-hydroxybenzoate octaprenyltransferase — its product is MKISLPPQYKRWAYWEKRLYLYARLMRLDRPVGIYLLMWPTLGALWIAASGVPDPLVFVVFTLGVVLMRSAGCVINDYADRKVDGKVERTRGRVLVAGYLPEKEALVLFVILCVVAFLLVLLLNRLTIMLSFVGVLLAAIYPFMKRWTYLPQVVLGMAFAWAIPMAFAAQTGEIPQIAWLLFIATVLWTTAYDTMYAMVDRKDDLLIGVKSTAILFGRADRLMIGFLQVLTLIVMLIVGYQLKLGPFYFIGLSIAAVLAVHQQTLIYKRHPRNCFKAFLNNNWFGAAIFGGILLHYAASSYCT
- a CDS encoding chorismate lyase → MVSRRRGITGEPEWYKVGSELRHKTPDKFWQWLVDTGSLTERLRSAAQGAFQVRVVRLCRERPMWSERQVLQLPDRQQALVRHVLLLGQGKPWVFARTVIPVTSLSGALRHLTYLGDKPLGVVLFSDKSLFRSEIEITACDSASAFFNDMTACLECAPETIWGRRSVFKLKGQPLLVSEFFLPGIPHT
- a CDS encoding D-amino acid aminotransferase, with protein sequence MSSGIVYLNGEFLPVEKASVSVLDRGFIFGDGVYEVIPAYGGCLFRLDEHLKRLADSLSSVKINNPLSISQWRKVITELIVKNGGGDQSVYLQVTRGVAVRDHAFPVDVPATLFLMSNPLKAVSDEVYKSGIAAVTEEDIRWKYCHIKSISLLGHVMLRQQALDQGASEAILIRDGKVTEGAASNVFIVKSGELITPPKSDYLLPGITRDLVLTLAANHGISFKEADFTAQALSDADEIWLTSSTKEILPVTELDGSPVGRGSPGVLWQQMIALYQEYKQNIRDNALL